The DNA segment CGAAGTCGTTCGAAAGGCGAAGCTTTTCGTGGTTCGAGAGAGCGAGGCTCTCTCGAACCACGAACGAGAGCTCGTCGGACCTTCGGTCCGACGGTGGACTGAAAGGGGCCGCTCGGTCGCGGCCGCAGGCCGTGGTCGTCTCAGCAACCCCTGTTCCGTGAGCGGCGGAGCCGCGAACCGAATATGTCGCTGAGCGACCGCGACCCAGCGGGGCTTTCGAGGCGGTTCCAGTAGCTCTGTATCTTCGGTCTATTGGAACGAATAGTCGTTTTCGAAGCGGTCGCGCACATCCACGAAGCAATACGACCGAACTTTCCACACGCATTTTACGCCCGCCCGCCAACGGTGGCCCATGAACGCCGACGAAGTGAAGCGACTCATCGAGGAGAACCTCGACGGCGCCGAGGCGACGGTCACCCACCCGCGCGGGGAGCACGACGAAGACCACCTCGCGGCCACCGTCGTCTCGCCCGCGTTCGAGGGCGAGACGCTGGTCCAGCAACACCAGTTGGTCTACGACGCGCTCGGCGACCACATGACGACCGACATCCACGCGCTCGAACTCAAGACGTACACGCCCGAGGAGTACGAGGAACGCGGCGAGTAGCCG comes from the Halorussus vallis genome and includes:
- a CDS encoding BolA family protein → MNADEVKRLIEENLDGAEATVTHPRGEHDEDHLAATVVSPAFEGETLVQQHQLVYDALGDHMTTDIHALELKTYTPEEYEERGE